The nucleotide window AGTGTTCCTGTAACGAGTGAGTCATGAAAAAGGGGGCTTTCGGATGTCCAAGCGAGTCGTCATTTTCGACACCACTCTCCGAGACGGCGAGCAATCGCCCGGGGTGAGCCTTAACCTCCATGAAAAGCTGGAGATTGCCCAGCAGTTGGCCCGCCTAGGCGTGGACGTCATCGAAGCCGGATTCCCCATCGCCTCACCGGGCGACTTCGAGGCCGTCAAAGCCGTGGCGGAACAGGTGCGAGGGCCTGTCATCTGCGGTCTCGCTCGGGCCAACCGCAAGGACATCGAGCGGGCCGCCGAAGCGCTGCGAGGCGCCGAAGAAGCCCGCATCCACACCTTCATCGCCACGTCGCCCATTCACATGAAACACAAGTTGCGCATGGAACCGGACAAGGTCCTGGAGACAGCCGTCGAAGCTGTCAAACTGGCTAAGTCCTTCACCTCGAACGTGGAGTTCTCCGCCGAGGACGCCTTCCGCAGCGATGTGGAATTCCTCTGCCGCATCTTCTCGGCCGCCATTGAGGCCGGCGCGACGACGATCAACATCCCTGACACGGTCGGCTACGCCACGCCCCAGGAGTTTGGCGCCTTCATCAAAGCGATCATCAACGGCACGCCGAACATGGATAAGGCCGTCGTCTCCGTCCACTGTCACAACGACCTCGGCCTGGCCGTCGCCAACACCCTGGCGGCGCTGGAAAACGGCGCCCTCCAGGTCGAAGGCACCATCAACGGCATCGGCGAGCGGGCCGGCAACGCCTCCCTCGAAGAGGTGATCATGGCTCTCTACACCCGCAAACCCGTCTACGGCCTGGAAACGTCGGTCAACAAGAGCGAGATTTACCGGACCTCGCGCCTCGTTTCCAACCTGACGGGGATGCTCGTCCAGCCGAACAAGGCCGTTGTCGGCAAAAACGCCTTCGCCCACGAGTCGGGCATCCACCAGGACGGCGTCCTGAAAGAGCGGACCACCTACGAGATTATGAACCCCGAGATGATCGGCATCTTCACGAACAACATCGTCCTGGGCAAACACTCGGGCCGGCACGCCTTCCGGGAGCGCCTCAAGGAACTGGGCTACAGCCTCGACGATGAGAAGCTGACCAAGGCCTTTGCCCGGTTCAAGGCCCTGGCCGATCGCAAGCGGGAGATTACCGATGAAGACCTGGTCGTCCTGGTAGAAGACGAACTGCGCACCTTCCCCGAGGCCTACAGTCTCGAATACCTGCATATCACCAGCGGCACCGTGCTGGTCCCGACGGCCACGATCCGGCTCCGTCGCGAAGAGGAGAACTTTGAGGAGGCTTCCTGCGGCGACGGTCCTGTTGACGCAGCCTACAAAGCCATCGAGAAGATCACCGATACCGGCGCCCGCCTGGCCTCCTACGCCATCAGCGCCACCACCGCCGGCGAGGACTCCCAGGGCGAGGTGAGCGTCAAGTTGGAGCGGGAAGGCCGCTTCTACACGGGCCGCGGCGTCGATACGGACATCATCGTGGCGTCAGCGAAGGCCTATCTGAATGCGGTCAACAAGATCGTCT belongs to Heliomicrobium undosum and includes:
- a CDS encoding 2-isopropylmalate synthase, yielding MSKRVVIFDTTLRDGEQSPGVSLNLHEKLEIAQQLARLGVDVIEAGFPIASPGDFEAVKAVAEQVRGPVICGLARANRKDIERAAEALRGAEEARIHTFIATSPIHMKHKLRMEPDKVLETAVEAVKLAKSFTSNVEFSAEDAFRSDVEFLCRIFSAAIEAGATTINIPDTVGYATPQEFGAFIKAIINGTPNMDKAVVSVHCHNDLGLAVANTLAALENGALQVEGTINGIGERAGNASLEEVIMALYTRKPVYGLETSVNKSEIYRTSRLVSNLTGMLVQPNKAVVGKNAFAHESGIHQDGVLKERTTYEIMNPEMIGIFTNNIVLGKHSGRHAFRERLKELGYSLDDEKLTKAFARFKALADRKREITDEDLVVLVEDELRTFPEAYSLEYLHITSGTVLVPTATIRLRREEENFEEASCGDGPVDAAYKAIEKITDTGARLASYAISATTAGEDSQGEVSVKLEREGRFYTGRGVDTDIIVASAKAYLNAVNKIVFDGMLAVKPERAV